From Herbiconiux flava, one genomic window encodes:
- a CDS encoding MaoC family dehydratase produces MTDTAFDPLDFAIVPPRTFEQLVIGEVFRAPSRTLTDAHASAFQAVSADNHPVHYDEVWAKAHGHPAPVVHGLQVLAFTAPGATLFPHVIGEVFIAFTGVSAQFLGEVHAGDTLYSQLEITALTPDGPNGVVTARVTVHNQRSEVVLAGEHTYLLRRSS; encoded by the coding sequence ATGACCGACACCGCCTTCGACCCGCTCGACTTCGCCATCGTGCCGCCCCGCACCTTCGAGCAGCTCGTGATCGGCGAGGTGTTCCGGGCGCCGAGCCGCACCCTCACCGACGCCCATGCCTCGGCCTTCCAGGCGGTCTCGGCCGACAACCATCCCGTGCACTACGACGAGGTCTGGGCGAAGGCCCACGGGCACCCGGCCCCTGTCGTGCACGGGCTGCAGGTGCTGGCGTTCACCGCGCCCGGGGCGACGCTGTTCCCGCACGTGATCGGGGAGGTGTTCATCGCCTTCACGGGGGTGTCGGCGCAGTTCCTCGGCGAGGTGCACGCGGGCGACACCCTCTACTCGCAGCTCGAGATCACGGCGCTCACGCCCGACGGCCCGAACGGGGTGGTCACGGCGCGGGTGACGGTGCACAACCAGCGGTCGGAGGTCGTGCTGGCGGGGGAGCACACCTACCTGCTGCGGCGGAGCAGCTGA
- a CDS encoding aldehyde dehydrogenase (NADP(+)) has product MTLVHEPTTSAAELDAIAERARRASVALVATPAADRARWLRAAADALDAAADELVELADRETALGRPRLPGELARTTAQLRLFADAIVEGSWLEAAIDHADPTAVPPHGDLRRMLRPLGPVGVFGASNFPFAFSIAGGDTASALAAGCPVIVKAHPAHPLLSHRTAEIVDAALTAAGAPEGTFALIEGRDAGTALVTHPAVRAVGFTGSLHGGRALFDLAAARPDPIPFYGELSALNPVLITAAALEVRATELAEGLAGSFTLGAGQFCTKPGVVLVPRGSGFADRVAEVLGAGAGEGTRMLSAAIATGFSDGVRALAAHPSVRVVVGGEAASVAAAESGRASVAVFETTAATVLADPEALLVECFGPATLVIEYDDRDEALALLAAIGGSLTATLHAEPGEPVDDLVAAMTAVAGRVLFAGWPTGVAVTWSQQHGGPWPATTSLHTSVGVTALRRFLRPVAYQDAPDPLLPPELRESNPLGIPRRVDGVLTLA; this is encoded by the coding sequence ATGACCCTCGTCCACGAGCCCACCACCTCCGCCGCCGAGCTCGACGCGATCGCCGAACGGGCCCGCCGCGCATCCGTCGCCCTCGTCGCCACCCCGGCTGCCGACCGTGCCCGCTGGCTCCGCGCCGCCGCCGACGCCCTCGACGCCGCCGCCGACGAGCTGGTCGAGCTCGCCGACCGCGAGACCGCCCTCGGCCGCCCCCGCCTGCCGGGCGAGCTCGCCCGAACCACCGCGCAGCTGCGCCTGTTCGCCGACGCGATCGTCGAGGGCTCCTGGCTCGAGGCCGCGATCGACCACGCCGACCCCACCGCGGTGCCGCCGCACGGCGACCTCCGCCGGATGCTCCGCCCCCTCGGCCCGGTGGGCGTCTTCGGCGCCTCGAACTTCCCCTTCGCCTTCTCGATCGCCGGGGGCGACACCGCGTCGGCGCTGGCCGCCGGATGCCCGGTGATCGTGAAGGCGCACCCCGCGCATCCGCTGCTCTCGCACCGCACCGCCGAGATCGTCGACGCCGCCCTCACCGCGGCCGGCGCCCCCGAGGGCACGTTCGCGCTGATCGAGGGGCGCGACGCCGGCACCGCGCTCGTGACCCATCCCGCCGTACGCGCCGTCGGCTTCACCGGATCGCTGCACGGCGGCCGCGCGCTGTTCGACCTGGCGGCGGCGCGCCCCGACCCGATCCCGTTCTACGGAGAGCTCAGCGCCCTCAACCCCGTGCTCATCACGGCCGCCGCGCTCGAAGTGCGCGCCACCGAGCTCGCCGAGGGCCTCGCGGGCTCGTTCACCCTCGGCGCCGGCCAGTTCTGCACCAAACCCGGCGTCGTGCTCGTGCCCCGCGGCTCGGGTTTCGCCGACCGCGTGGCCGAGGTGCTGGGTGCCGGCGCCGGCGAAGGCACCCGGATGCTCTCGGCCGCCATCGCCACAGGCTTCAGCGACGGTGTGCGGGCCCTCGCTGCCCACCCGTCGGTGCGGGTCGTCGTGGGCGGCGAGGCGGCGTCGGTGGCGGCGGCGGAGAGCGGCCGCGCATCCGTCGCCGTGTTCGAGACGACGGCCGCGACCGTGCTAGCCGACCCGGAGGCGCTGCTGGTCGAGTGCTTCGGGCCGGCCACGCTCGTGATCGAGTACGACGACCGCGACGAGGCGCTCGCCCTGCTCGCCGCGATCGGCGGGAGCCTCACGGCGACCCTGCACGCCGAGCCCGGCGAGCCGGTCGACGATCTCGTCGCGGCGATGACCGCGGTCGCGGGGCGCGTGCTGTTCGCCGGCTGGCCGACGGGGGTCGCCGTGACGTGGTCGCAGCAGCACGGGGGGCCGTGGCCGGCGACGACGTCTCTTCACACGTCGGTGGGGGTGACGGCGCTGCGGCGCTTCCTGCGGCCGGTCGCGTACCAGGACGCCCCCGATCCCCTGCTGCCGCCGGAGCTGCGCGAGTCGAACCCGCTCGGCATCCCCCGCCGGGTCGACGGGGTGCTGACGCTCGCCTGA
- a CDS encoding ABC transporter ATP-binding protein, giving the protein MAKKALTGHGIDGIVDGAHPGRTVLRLLGMHRRRVTVAVLFFVLKDIPLWLLPVITGAVIDIVVDGGPMSSLAIWTAVALVALLQNYPNHVMYTKLFMTAVRQIGADLRNGLASRLQNLSIGFHSRASSSVVQTKVVRDVENVELMLQQTAHPLLSSVMVLAGAVTMTAINVPAFLPVYALTIPIAVMLRYVLGKRSARRNETFRREMEHFSSRVGEMATLMPITRAHGVEGTAVRRVADGAEGVRTAGFSLDLLNGRFASLSWVSLQLLGVGCLVLAAWVSISGWLPITAGQVVLLSSYFALLTSSMTNLLMLLPIVARGTESIRSMAEVLQDPDLEHNEGKVAVARVGGELELDDVSFRYPGAETDSLSGIGLHVHPGETIAFVGSSGSGKSTMLNLVLGFLRPASGRVLLDGVDMETLDLRSFRRFVSVVPQESVLFEGSIRENVAYGLGPVPDETVRAALRDANALEIVASQPEGWDTVVGERGARLSGGQRQRIAIARALVRDPRVLLLDEATSALDPESEAAVKEALARLMQGRTTLVVAHRLSTIRSADRIVVLERGRIVEVGSHDELLAAGGRYAELHRVQSA; this is encoded by the coding sequence ATGGCCAAGAAAGCGCTTACCGGGCACGGAATCGACGGGATCGTCGACGGCGCGCATCCGGGCCGCACCGTGCTGCGCCTGCTCGGGATGCACCGCCGCCGCGTGACCGTCGCCGTGCTGTTCTTCGTGCTGAAGGACATCCCGCTCTGGCTGCTGCCCGTCATCACCGGCGCCGTGATCGACATCGTGGTCGACGGCGGGCCGATGAGCTCACTCGCGATCTGGACGGCCGTCGCGCTCGTGGCGCTGCTGCAGAACTACCCGAACCACGTCATGTACACGAAGCTGTTCATGACCGCGGTGCGCCAGATCGGCGCCGATCTCCGCAACGGGCTCGCCTCCCGGCTGCAGAACCTGTCGATCGGCTTCCACTCGCGGGCCAGCTCGTCGGTGGTGCAGACCAAGGTGGTGCGGGACGTCGAGAACGTCGAGCTGATGCTGCAGCAGACCGCGCATCCGCTGCTCTCGTCGGTGATGGTGCTCGCGGGAGCCGTGACGATGACGGCGATCAACGTGCCGGCGTTCCTGCCGGTGTACGCGCTGACCATCCCGATCGCGGTGATGCTGCGGTACGTGCTCGGCAAGCGCTCGGCGCGGCGGAACGAGACGTTCCGGCGCGAGATGGAGCACTTCTCGTCGCGGGTCGGCGAGATGGCGACGCTGATGCCCATCACCCGGGCGCACGGCGTCGAGGGCACGGCGGTGCGGCGGGTGGCCGACGGGGCCGAGGGGGTGCGCACCGCAGGGTTCAGCCTCGACCTGCTGAACGGGCGGTTCGCGTCGCTGTCGTGGGTGAGCCTGCAGCTGCTCGGGGTGGGCTGTCTCGTGCTCGCGGCATGGGTGTCGATCAGCGGCTGGCTGCCGATCACCGCCGGGCAGGTGGTGCTGCTGAGCTCGTACTTCGCGCTGCTGACGAGCAGCATGACGAACCTGCTGATGCTGCTGCCGATCGTGGCGCGGGGCACGGAGTCGATCCGGTCGATGGCGGAGGTGCTGCAGGATCCGGATCTGGAGCACAACGAGGGGAAGGTCGCCGTCGCGCGGGTGGGGGGCGAGCTGGAGCTCGACGACGTGTCGTTCCGGTACCCCGGTGCCGAGACGGACTCGCTGAGCGGGATCGGGCTGCACGTGCATCCGGGGGAGACCATCGCGTTCGTCGGCTCGAGCGGGTCGGGCAAGTCGACGATGCTGAACCTGGTGCTGGGGTTCCTCAGGCCGGCGTCGGGGCGGGTGCTGCTCGACGGGGTCGACATGGAGACGCTCGACCTCCGGTCGTTCCGGCGGTTCGTGTCGGTGGTGCCGCAGGAGTCGGTGCTGTTCGAGGGGTCGATCCGGGAGAACGTGGCCTACGGGCTGGGGCCCGTGCCCGACGAGACGGTGCGGGCGGCGCTCCGCGACGCGAACGCGCTGGAGATCGTGGCGTCGCAGCCCGAGGGCTGGGACACGGTCGTCGGCGAGCGCGGCGCCCGGCTCTCGGGTGGTCAGCGGCAGCGCATCGCGATCGCCCGCGCGCTGGTGCGCGACCCGCGGGTGCTGCTGCTGGACGAGGCGACGAGCGCGCTCGACCCCGAGTCGGAGGCCGCTGTCAAGGAGGCGCTGGCGCGGCTGATGCAGGGGCGCACCACGCTGGTGGTGGCGCACCGGCTGTCGACCATCCGCTCGGCGGATCGCATCGTGGTGCTCGAGCGGGGCCGGATCGTCGAGGTCGGCTCGCACGACGAGCTGCTCGCGGCCGGGGGCCGCTACGCGGAGCTGCACCGCGTGCAGTCGGCGTAG
- a CDS encoding MFS transporter yields the protein MAARAGGAARAAAGAVATGGAAAQAAGGAARVGALAPLGVRIFRWLWIAGLISNIGGWMQTVGAQWFLVEQHASPAVIALVSTASAAPVLLFGIPAGVLGEFANRRLLLIGVQSIQALTALALALLTAAGAMTPVLLLALTFALGTASAVQLPAYQAIVPEIVPTKLIANAASLSSIGVNVARAIGPALAGLTIASLGIPFVFALNAASFAGLLLVLVLWRGYRPPKADREPFFSATRAGLRYVAHAGVVRRLYLQLLLFIVPANALWALLPVLADARLNLDSNGYGLLLAALGVGSIGGAFLIPKLRDAWGTSRLIAATSALYGLGIAGVALSDTLLITLPVLVLVGLAWIGVIATLNGTVQSFLPAWVRTRGLSVYQLVLFGGTALGATVAGALGTSIGVAVTVAGAGGVVVLTAVWLLFRPLLPTTGKSRALAPMPLTDVPPVELPAGPDDAEAVPDAPGDRPPLDPDGSTLVIVRYEIADTDRPRFLELMRRVEQSRRRTGARTWTLYDDREHPGFIVEAFTVGSWREHLSQHRSRTTGYDTEISDAARALSRSAPAVDHLVSIAVPRHPHPSVTAPPTAPVPPTAPVPPIAPDRPTPTVPSTKEETP from the coding sequence ATGGCGGCGCGGGCGGGCGGCGCTGCGAGGGCGGCGGCCGGCGCGGTGGCGACGGGCGGCGCGGCAGCGCAGGCGGCGGGCGGCGCCGCGCGGGTGGGGGCGCTCGCGCCGCTCGGCGTGCGGATCTTCCGCTGGCTGTGGATCGCCGGGTTGATCAGCAACATCGGTGGCTGGATGCAGACGGTTGGCGCCCAGTGGTTCCTGGTCGAGCAGCACGCCTCGCCTGCGGTCATCGCGCTCGTCTCGACGGCGTCGGCGGCCCCGGTGCTGCTGTTCGGCATCCCCGCCGGTGTGCTGGGTGAGTTCGCGAACCGGCGGCTGCTGCTGATCGGGGTGCAGAGCATCCAGGCCCTGACCGCCCTCGCGCTGGCGCTGCTCACCGCCGCCGGCGCGATGACCCCCGTGCTGCTGCTCGCGCTCACCTTCGCACTCGGCACCGCCTCGGCCGTGCAGCTGCCGGCCTACCAGGCGATCGTGCCCGAGATCGTGCCGACCAAGCTCATCGCGAACGCCGCCTCGCTGTCGTCGATCGGCGTGAACGTGGCGCGGGCGATCGGGCCGGCGCTGGCGGGGCTGACGATCGCGTCGCTCGGCATCCCGTTCGTGTTCGCGCTGAACGCCGCGAGCTTCGCGGGCCTGCTGCTGGTGCTCGTGCTGTGGCGCGGGTACCGGCCGCCGAAGGCCGATCGCGAGCCGTTCTTCTCGGCCACCCGGGCCGGCCTCCGCTACGTCGCGCACGCCGGCGTCGTGCGCCGCCTCTACCTGCAGCTGCTGCTGTTCATCGTGCCGGCTAACGCGCTCTGGGCCCTCCTGCCGGTGCTGGCGGATGCTCGGCTGAACCTCGACTCGAACGGCTACGGCCTCCTGCTCGCCGCCCTCGGCGTCGGGTCGATCGGCGGGGCGTTCCTCATCCCGAAGCTGCGGGACGCGTGGGGCACCAGCCGGCTGATCGCCGCGACGAGCGCCCTCTACGGGCTCGGCATCGCCGGGGTCGCGCTGTCGGACACCCTGCTGATCACCCTGCCGGTGCTCGTGCTGGTGGGCCTCGCCTGGATCGGCGTGATCGCGACGCTGAACGGCACCGTGCAGTCGTTCCTGCCGGCCTGGGTGCGCACGCGGGGGCTGTCGGTGTACCAGCTCGTGCTCTTCGGCGGTACCGCGCTCGGGGCGACCGTCGCCGGTGCGCTCGGGACGTCGATCGGGGTCGCCGTGACCGTCGCCGGGGCGGGCGGGGTGGTGGTGCTCACCGCGGTGTGGCTGCTGTTCCGTCCGCTGCTGCCGACCACCGGCAAGAGCCGGGCGCTCGCGCCGATGCCGCTCACCGACGTGCCGCCGGTCGAGCTGCCGGCCGGGCCCGACGATGCTGAGGCTGTCCCGGATGCTCCGGGCGATCGGCCGCCGCTCGATCCCGACGGCAGCACGCTCGTGATCGTGCGCTACGAGATCGCCGACACCGATCGCCCCCGTTTCCTCGAGCTGATGCGCCGGGTCGAGCAGAGCCGGCGCCGCACCGGGGCACGCACCTGGACCCTTTACGACGACCGCGAGCATCCGGGATTCATCGTCGAGGCCTTCACGGTCGGCTCGTGGCGCGAGCACCTCAGCCAGCACCGCTCGCGCACCACCGGCTACGACACCGAGATCAGCGACGCCGCCCGGGCGCTGTCGAGGTCGGCGCCCGCGGTCGACCACCTCGTCTCGATCGCCGTGCCCCGGCACCCGCATCCGTCCGTCACCGCGCCACCGACAGCACCCGTTCCGCCGACAGCGCCAGTTCCACCGATAGCACCCGATCGGCCGACACCGACCGTTCCATCGACCAAAGAGGAGACACCATGA
- a CDS encoding Gfo/Idh/MocA family protein codes for MAQTERYALIGTGGRADLYVRGLTGPHADVAELVAWSDVNPGRLDVYERQVTAAGIRAPKRYTPDQLERMIVDERIDRVIVTTPDFTHADYVVRALQAGADVVVEKPLTIDVESVRRIAAAIEATGREVITTFNYRYSPRNSALRSVIADGTIGRVTAVHFEWALDTVHGADYFRRWHRDKTNSGGLFVHKASHHFDLVNWWIAATPVRVFASGGLRFYGAANAAARGLGERPARGTGVTGDPFALDLTADARMKELYLDNEHHDGYLRDRDVFDPGITIEDNLAALVDYDSGATLSYSLNAHSPWEGYRVSVSGTEGRAELEVVERGAVLIGEDGRVVVDPSANPGYSPEDDVRPDSERLVVQRHWEGARVVDIPEGIGGHGGGDAYLLDHLFHRVAVDEPLGRVAGFADGVKAVSVGIAGNLSLATGEPVRIPDLRLLG; via the coding sequence ATGGCCCAGACCGAACGATATGCACTCATCGGCACCGGCGGCCGGGCCGACCTCTACGTGCGGGGCCTCACCGGCCCGCACGCCGACGTCGCCGAGCTCGTCGCGTGGAGCGATGTGAACCCCGGCCGCCTCGACGTCTACGAGCGCCAGGTGACGGCGGCGGGCATCCGGGCACCGAAGCGCTACACGCCCGACCAGCTCGAGCGGATGATCGTGGACGAGCGCATCGACCGCGTGATCGTCACCACGCCCGACTTCACCCACGCCGACTACGTGGTGCGGGCGCTCCAGGCGGGCGCCGACGTGGTCGTGGAGAAGCCGCTGACGATCGACGTCGAGAGCGTGCGCCGCATCGCCGCGGCGATCGAGGCGACCGGCCGTGAGGTCATCACGACGTTCAACTACCGCTACTCGCCGCGCAACAGCGCGCTGCGCTCGGTGATCGCCGACGGCACCATCGGGCGGGTCACCGCGGTGCACTTCGAGTGGGCGCTCGACACGGTGCACGGGGCCGACTACTTCCGGCGCTGGCACCGCGACAAGACGAACTCGGGCGGGCTGTTCGTGCACAAGGCCTCGCACCACTTCGACCTGGTGAACTGGTGGATCGCGGCGACTCCCGTGCGCGTGTTCGCGAGCGGCGGCCTGCGCTTCTACGGCGCCGCGAACGCCGCCGCCCGCGGCCTAGGCGAGCGGCCCGCCCGCGGCACCGGGGTCACCGGCGACCCGTTCGCCCTCGACCTCACGGCCGACGCCCGCATGAAGGAGCTCTACCTCGACAACGAGCACCACGACGGCTACCTGCGCGACCGGGACGTCTTCGACCCGGGCATCACCATCGAGGACAACCTCGCCGCTCTCGTCGACTACGACTCCGGTGCCACCCTGAGCTACTCGCTGAACGCGCACTCGCCCTGGGAGGGCTACCGCGTCTCGGTCAGCGGCACCGAGGGCCGGGCCGAGCTCGAGGTCGTCGAACGCGGTGCGGTGCTGATCGGGGAGGACGGCCGCGTCGTCGTCGACCCGAGCGCGAACCCGGGCTACTCGCCCGAGGACGACGTGCGCCCCGACTCGGAGCGTCTCGTCGTGCAGCGGCACTGGGAGGGCGCGCGGGTCGTCGACATCCCCGAGGGCATCGGCGGGCACGGCGGCGGCGACGCCTACCTGCTCGACCACCTCTTCCACCGGGTCGCGGTCGACGAGCCGCTCGGCCGCGTCGCCGGCTTCGCCGACGGCGTCAAGGCGGTCTCGGTCGGCATCGCGGGCAACCTCTCGCTCGCCACGGGCGAGCCCGTCCGCATCCCCGACCTCCGCCTCCTCGGCTGA
- a CDS encoding LacI family DNA-binding transcriptional regulator, which produces MTGNTPDGPTAPPLDAGARRSSPATLEDVARAAGVSLATASRSLNGSSRTVNAAYRSKVLDAAARLNYSPNLSAQAVARGSTMTVALVVADITDPYFSSIAAGVVAEADQGRLIVTMAATERDSERELEIVRTLRGQRPKVIILAGSRREGDPSQAALKSELEDYERAGGRVVLISRNELGFRTVQIDNASGASALAASLVELGYRRFSVLTGNRELKTAADRLDGFTTGLERAGIRVEAGRVIQSAFTRDGGYEGMQALIAAGVQPDEAVFAVNDVMAVGALSALRDAGLTPGADVAVAGFDDIPTVQDVWPTLTTVRVPLVEVGRTALRLALEETDAAAVSSASPVATSVVVRDSTPRRP; this is translated from the coding sequence ATGACCGGGAACACCCCCGACGGCCCCACGGCACCCCCGCTCGACGCGGGCGCGCGCCGCAGCTCGCCCGCGACGCTCGAAGACGTCGCGCGAGCGGCCGGAGTCTCGCTGGCCACCGCCTCCCGCTCGCTGAACGGCAGCAGCCGCACGGTGAACGCCGCCTACCGCAGCAAGGTGCTCGACGCGGCGGCGCGGCTGAACTACTCCCCCAACCTCTCGGCGCAGGCCGTGGCCCGCGGCAGCACGATGACCGTGGCGCTCGTGGTCGCCGACATCACCGACCCGTACTTCTCCTCGATCGCGGCCGGGGTCGTGGCCGAGGCCGACCAGGGGCGCCTGATCGTCACCATGGCCGCCACGGAGCGGGACTCCGAGCGCGAGCTCGAGATCGTGCGGACGCTCCGGGGGCAGCGGCCGAAGGTCATCATCCTGGCCGGGTCGAGGCGCGAGGGTGACCCGTCGCAGGCCGCGCTGAAGAGCGAGCTCGAGGACTACGAGCGCGCCGGCGGGCGGGTCGTGCTGATCAGCCGCAACGAGCTCGGCTTCCGCACGGTGCAGATCGACAACGCCTCGGGGGCGTCCGCTCTGGCCGCGTCGTTGGTCGAGCTCGGCTACCGCCGCTTCTCGGTGCTGACCGGCAATCGCGAGCTGAAGACGGCCGCCGACCGGCTCGACGGGTTCACGACCGGGCTGGAGCGGGCGGGCATCCGGGTCGAGGCCGGACGCGTGATCCAGAGCGCATTCACGCGTGACGGCGGCTACGAGGGCATGCAGGCGCTGATCGCCGCCGGGGTGCAGCCCGACGAAGCGGTGTTCGCGGTGAACGACGTGATGGCGGTCGGCGCGCTGTCGGCGCTTCGGGATGCAGGGCTCACGCCGGGCGCCGATGTCGCGGTCGCCGGGTTCGACGACATCCCGACGGTGCAGGACGTGTGGCCGACGCTGACGACGGTGCGCGTGCCGCTCGTCGAGGTGGGGCGCACGGCGCTGAGGCTGGCGCTGGAGGAGACGGACGCGGCCGCCGTGTCGTCCGCCTCCCCCGTCGCCACCTCGGTCGTGGTGCGCGACAGCACGCCGCGCCGCCCCTGA
- a CDS encoding alpha/beta hydrolase: protein MTSEPTIVLIHGAFADAASWAPVTRRLLDKGRAVLVPAVPNRSLIGDSEYIRAFVEQIDGPVLLVGHSYGGAVITVAGAAENVVGLVYVAGYALDEGESLGELQGRFPDSDLAANLVYTPFPSGAAEPGTDVSVKIDAFPAVFAGGIPLETAQVLAVSQRPLAAAAFGDAAPVAAWKTTPAWGIVSADDHTINPDVERFGYERAGMRAVTELAAPHLAMIAKPDEVVDVIETAFAAVS, encoded by the coding sequence ATGACCAGCGAACCCACCATCGTCCTCATCCACGGCGCCTTCGCCGACGCCGCCAGCTGGGCCCCCGTGACCCGGCGGCTGCTCGACAAGGGCCGCGCGGTGCTCGTGCCCGCCGTGCCGAACCGCAGCCTGATCGGCGACTCGGAGTACATCCGCGCCTTCGTCGAGCAGATCGACGGGCCGGTGCTGCTCGTCGGCCACTCCTACGGCGGGGCCGTGATCACCGTCGCCGGCGCGGCCGAGAACGTCGTCGGCCTCGTCTACGTGGCGGGCTACGCGCTCGACGAGGGCGAGAGCCTCGGCGAGCTGCAGGGGCGCTTCCCCGACTCCGACCTCGCCGCGAACCTCGTGTACACGCCGTTCCCGAGCGGTGCGGCCGAGCCGGGCACCGACGTCTCGGTGAAGATCGACGCCTTCCCGGCCGTGTTCGCCGGGGGCATCCCGCTCGAGACCGCGCAGGTGCTCGCCGTCTCGCAGCGGCCGCTCGCCGCCGCGGCCTTCGGTGACGCGGCTCCGGTCGCGGCGTGGAAGACGACGCCCGCGTGGGGAATCGTCTCGGCCGACGACCACACCATCAACCCCGACGTGGAGCGCTTCGGCTACGAGCGCGCCGGGATGCGCGCGGTGACCGAGCTCGCGGCACCGCACCTCGCGATGATCGCGAAGCCCGACGAGGTCGTCGACGTCATCGAGACGGCCTTCGCGGCGGTGAGCTGA
- a CDS encoding alpha/beta hydrolase: MDARPVDVVFVHGAGEGAFDADSLLADSLARRLGAGYSVTMPRLPADDDSDDSGWLRMIDQAIAAAHPPVVLVGHSAGGYLLLKALARRAPGASALDEPRAPVTDVPGASALDESRAPVTDAPVTDAPASVALVAVIAAPYPGGDPDWTFDGFDLPADLATRLPRSAEILLYASEDDEVVPVAHRDLYAAALPRAVTRTTTGGHQLGDDLSLVAADIRARVPRRRPRHPSPGRTLR, translated from the coding sequence ATGGATGCGCGGCCGGTCGACGTGGTGTTCGTCCACGGTGCCGGCGAGGGGGCTTTCGACGCCGACTCGCTGCTCGCTGACAGCCTGGCCCGCCGCCTCGGCGCCGGCTACTCCGTCACGATGCCGCGTCTGCCCGCCGACGACGACTCCGACGACAGCGGCTGGCTCCGGATGATCGACCAGGCCATCGCGGCGGCCCACCCGCCCGTGGTGCTCGTGGGCCACTCGGCGGGCGGCTACCTGCTGCTCAAGGCACTGGCCCGACGGGCGCCCGGCGCATCCGCCCTCGACGAGCCCCGCGCGCCCGTCACCGACGTGCCCGGCGCCTCCGCCCTCGACGAGTCCCGTGCGCCCGTCACCGACGCGCCCGTCACCGACGCGCCCGCCTCCGTCGCTCTCGTCGCCGTGATCGCGGCCCCCTACCCGGGCGGCGACCCCGACTGGACCTTCGACGGCTTCGACCTGCCGGCCGACCTCGCGACGCGACTGCCGCGCTCAGCCGAGATCCTGCTCTACGCGAGCGAGGACGACGAGGTCGTGCCCGTCGCCCACCGCGACCTCTACGCGGCCGCGCTCCCCCGCGCCGTCACCCGCACCACGACGGGCGGCCACCAGCTGGGCGACGACCTGTCGCTCGTGGCCGCCGACATCCGTGCCCGCGTGCCCCGCCGCCGCCCGCGCCACCCCTCCCCGGGCCGCACCCTCCGCTGA